The proteins below come from a single Betaproteobacteria bacterium genomic window:
- a CDS encoding hydroxypyruvate isomerase family protein, with product MPKFAANLTMMFNEIPFPQRFAAAARAGFRAVEFLFPYDYPPAEVAGWLREAGLESVLFNLPPGDWGAGERGLAALPGRESEFRAGVARALEYAQALGTPRLHAMAGLVPEGVSRAACLETYIENLRHAARELARHGRTLLIEPINGRDMPGYFLQTQAEAHAIREAVAEPNLKVQMDFYHAQIVEGDLATTFRKCFDGIGHVQIASVPERHEPDDGEVNYPYLFGLLDRLGYAGWVGCEYRPRGRTEDGLGWLRAALAQH from the coding sequence ATGCCTAAATTTGCTGCCAATCTGACCATGATGTTCAACGAGATCCCCTTCCCGCAGCGCTTCGCCGCCGCGGCGCGTGCGGGCTTTCGCGCGGTCGAGTTCCTTTTCCCTTACGACTATCCTCCCGCCGAGGTGGCCGGTTGGCTGCGCGAGGCGGGCCTGGAGAGCGTTCTCTTCAATCTGCCGCCGGGCGACTGGGGTGCCGGTGAGCGCGGACTCGCGGCACTGCCGGGCCGCGAGTCGGAATTCCGCGCCGGCGTCGCCCGCGCTCTGGAGTACGCCCAGGCCTTGGGCACACCGCGTCTGCACGCGATGGCCGGACTGGTGCCGGAGGGCGTCAGCCGCGCCGCGTGCCTTGAGACCTATATCGAGAACCTGCGCCACGCCGCGCGGGAACTCGCCCGCCACGGCCGCACGTTGCTGATCGAACCCATCAACGGGCGCGACATGCCGGGCTACTTCCTGCAGACCCAGGCCGAGGCCCATGCGATTCGCGAGGCGGTAGCCGAGCCGAACCTCAAGGTGCAGATGGACTTCTACCACGCGCAGATCGTCGAGGGCGATCTCGCGACCACCTTCCGGAAATGTTTCGACGGCATCGGCCACGTGCAGATCGCCAGCGTCCCCGAGCGGCACGAGCCCGACGACGGCGAAGTGAACTACCCCTATCTTTTCGGACTGCTGGACCGGCTCGGCTATGCCGGATGGGTCGGGTGCGAGTACCGCCCGCGCGGTCGTACCGAGGACGGCCTGGGTTGGCTGCGTGCCGCGCTGGCTCAGCATTGA
- a CDS encoding aldolase, translating to MSAAVLTHGAENRLREEMVTLGRSLFERGLSSGSSGNLSARLDDGWLLTPTNACLGRLDPARLAKLDCEGGLLAGDPPSKEAVLHRAVYAERQTAGAIVHLHATHSAAVSCMDGLDPHDCLPPLTAYYVMKIGRLPLVPYHRPGDPALGEAIRALSRKHTAVLLANHGPVVSGTSLEAAVYAIEELEETAKLFLMLRNAPTRPLNQAQIEELKVAFGLDL from the coding sequence ATGAGCGCCGCAGTCCTCACGCATGGCGCGGAGAACCGTCTGCGCGAGGAAATGGTCACGCTCGGCCGCTCGCTGTTCGAACGCGGGCTCTCCTCGGGCAGCAGCGGCAACCTCAGCGCACGCCTCGACGACGGCTGGCTGCTCACCCCTACCAACGCCTGCCTCGGGCGGCTCGACCCGGCGCGCCTGGCAAAGCTCGACTGCGAGGGCGGACTGCTCGCGGGCGACCCGCCGTCGAAGGAGGCCGTGCTGCACCGGGCTGTGTACGCCGAGCGGCAAACCGCGGGCGCGATCGTTCACCTGCATGCGACCCACTCGGCGGCGGTGTCGTGCATGGATGGCCTTGACCCGCACGACTGCCTGCCGCCGCTTACCGCCTACTACGTGATGAAGATCGGGCGCCTGCCGCTGGTGCCCTACCACCGTCCGGGGGACCCGGCGCTCGGCGAAGCGATTCGCGCGCTGTCCCGCAAGCACACTGCGGTGCTGCTCGCCAACCACGGCCCGGTCGTCTCCGGCACGAGCCTGGAGGCCGCTGTGTACGCGATCGAGGAGTTGGAAGAGACGGCCAAGCTGTTCCTCATGCTGCGCAACGCGCCGACCCGCCCCCTGAACCAAGCCCAGATTGAAGAGCTGAAGGTCGCCTTCGGCCTCGATCTCTGA